One region of Quercus lobata isolate SW786 chromosome 2, ValleyOak3.0 Primary Assembly, whole genome shotgun sequence genomic DNA includes:
- the LOC115966931 gene encoding uncharacterized protein LOC115966931, with the protein MEGEGDSHRRSIHQRPTTPDEQNSNLLREMRKEMDELRNAIKGKIDRSVDKMVRAIDSPFTTVVLECPVPSKFHLPQLEPFGELKDPQDHLNTFKKTLGFQQPPDEILCHSFPATLKGAARECFTKLPTLSIDNFKQLSSAFFETLEVDEADDKVQLTTFKAGLRSRDLVALLAKNPPKTMAEMLLKAQKYMTVEDTLATIKDVEKPGDKGRRDDKHRGQKRERPDRRNNDGNKRKDDKGPRIVRFTHLVMPVDKILTQIKDEHYLKWPRPLHSFPNVRDKNKYY; encoded by the exons ATGGAGGGAGAAGGGGATAGCCATAGGAGGAGTATTCATCAAAGACCTACTACTCCGGACGAGCAGAATTCAAATCTCCTTCGAGagatgaggaaggagatggacgaaTTGAGGAATGCTATTAAGGGAAAGATAGACAGAAGTGTAGACAAAATGGTAAGGGCCATAGATTCACCTTTCACTACAGTAGTCCTTGAATGCCCCGTGCCGTCAAAGTTTCATTTACCTCAACTTGAGCCGTTTGGCGAGCTCAAAGACCCTCAGGATCACCTTAATACCTTCAAAAAGACGCTGGGCTTTCAACAACCGCCCGACGAGATACTGTGTCATTCCTTTCCCGCCACTCTCAAAGGGGCTGCAAGAGAATGTTTCACAAAGTTGCCCACATTGTCCATCGACAACTTCAAGCAGTTAAGCAGCGCTTTTTTC GAGACCCTCGAGGTagacgaagctgatgacaaagtacagctgacgaccttcaaagcagggCTGAGATCCAGAGATCTCGTGGCTTTACTCGCGAAGAATCCTCCAAAGACAATGGCAGAAATGCTCTTAAAAGCACAAAAGTACATGACTGTCGAAGACACTTTAGCAACCATAAAGGACGTAGAGAAGCCAGGAGACAAAGGAAGAAGGGATGACAAGCATAGAGGTCAAAAGAGGGAACGCCCAGATCGTCGAAATAATGACgggaacaaaagaaaagatgatAAAGGTCCCCGAATAGTAAGATTTACTCATctggttatgcctgttgacaaaattttgacGCAGATTAAGGACGAGCACTATCTCAAATGGCCGAGGCCATTACACTCATTCCCTAACGTCCGTGATAAGAACAAGTACTACTGA